A window of Trueperaceae bacterium genomic DNA:
CAGGGGCGCGAGGAGGAGCGCTTCGAGCTCGCCGCGCGCTACGCGCAGGCCGTGAGGGACGCGGGGGGCGCGCCGCTGCTCGTGCCCACGGACTCGCCGGCGGCGGTCGAGGAGACGCTGGACGCGCTCGACGGGCTGCTGCTGAGCGGCGGCGGCAGCCTCCCCGCCAGGTACTTCGAGGAGAACCCGGATCCGAGCCTGCGCCAGACGAACCCGGTGCGCTACGACGTGGAGGTGGCGCTGGTGCGGGCGGCGTGGTCGCGGGGCATGCCGCTCATGGGCATCTGCCGCGGTCACCAGACGATCGCCGAGGCGTTGGGCGGCGAGCTCATCCGCGACGTGCGCCGCGACGGACGACCGGAGCACTACCAGGAGGAGGCCCCCACCGTGCGCACGCACCCGCTGGCCGTCGAGGAGGGCTCGCGCCTGGCGCGGCTCGTGGGCCGCGAGACGCGGGTGAACAGCTTCCACCGGCAGGCCGTCAGCAGGCCTCCGAGCGGGTGGCGGGTCGCGGCGCGCTCGCCCGACGGCCTCGTGGAAGCCATCGAGGCCGAGAGCGGCTTCGGGGCCGGCTGCCAGTTCCACCCCGAGTGGCAGTGCGACGAGCCGGGCTTCGCCGCGCTGTTCGCCGAGTTCGTGGCGGCGTGCGCGGGGTTCGCGGTCGCGCGGGACCCAGCGGCGGCAC
This region includes:
- a CDS encoding gamma-glutamyl-gamma-aminobutyrate hydrolase family protein (Members of this family of hydrolases with an active site Cys residue belong to MEROPS family C26.), encoding MARRPRVGITVHLGTVRRQGREEERFELAARYAQAVRDAGGAPLLVPTDSPAAVEETLDALDGLLLSGGGSLPARYFEENPDPSLRQTNPVRYDVEVALVRAAWSRGMPLMGICRGHQTIAEALGGELIRDVRRDGRPEHYQEEAPTVRTHPLAVEEGSRLARLVGRETRVNSFHRQAVSRPPSGWRVAARSPDGLVEAIEAESGFGAGCQFHPEWQCDEPGFAALFAEFVAACAGFAVARDPAAAPAG